In one Nocardioides sp. NBC_00368 genomic region, the following are encoded:
- a CDS encoding PucR family transcriptional regulator, whose protein sequence is MDNVTAVIPPTRQRTAQALRRATGRLATAATSRMDDAMPWFKDLSAKNRSLVGLIVQAGIKEFVGWYAGGASADTAKPDLAASMFGVAPRALTGIITLQQTVDLVRLSIEVVEANIDDLLGTEDAADVHEAIGRYAREVAFATAEVYARAAEQRGAWDARLEALVVDAVLRAETDEVVLSRASALGWDADLQLCAVLGHAPEGIGLDAALEEVRRRARVHDMHTLCAVQGDRLVALLGGIEDPLEAAGRIVDLFADGPVVVGPMATGLATAAESARAALSAYRAAPGWPDAPRPARSQSFLPERALAGDAWAHRYLIEHLYQPLVEARSTLIETLAAYFAAGGGLEATGRTLFVHPNTVRYRLKQVAELTGFTPTDSRDALALQVALILGRQQDH, encoded by the coding sequence ATGGACAACGTGACCGCAGTGATCCCTCCCACCCGCCAGCGCACCGCGCAGGCGCTGCGGCGAGCCACCGGCCGGCTGGCGACCGCAGCGACCTCGCGGATGGACGACGCGATGCCGTGGTTCAAGGATCTCTCCGCGAAGAACCGCTCCCTGGTCGGCCTGATCGTCCAGGCCGGCATCAAGGAGTTCGTCGGCTGGTACGCCGGCGGAGCCTCCGCCGACACCGCCAAGCCCGACCTGGCGGCCTCGATGTTCGGCGTCGCGCCGCGCGCGTTGACCGGCATCATCACGCTCCAGCAGACCGTCGACCTGGTCCGGCTCTCGATCGAGGTGGTCGAGGCCAACATCGACGACCTCCTCGGCACCGAGGACGCCGCCGACGTTCATGAGGCCATCGGCCGCTACGCCCGCGAGGTCGCCTTCGCCACCGCGGAGGTCTATGCCCGCGCCGCCGAGCAGCGTGGCGCGTGGGACGCCCGGCTCGAGGCGCTCGTGGTCGACGCGGTCCTGCGCGCCGAGACCGACGAGGTCGTCCTCTCCCGGGCCAGCGCGCTCGGCTGGGACGCCGACCTGCAGCTGTGCGCCGTCCTCGGCCACGCACCCGAGGGAATCGGCCTCGACGCCGCCCTGGAGGAGGTACGCCGCCGCGCCCGCGTCCACGACATGCACACCCTGTGCGCGGTCCAGGGTGACCGCCTCGTCGCCCTGCTCGGCGGTATCGAGGACCCCCTCGAAGCCGCAGGTCGCATCGTCGACCTGTTCGCCGACGGACCCGTCGTGGTCGGGCCGATGGCGACCGGCCTCGCCACCGCCGCCGAGTCCGCGCGAGCCGCACTCTCGGCCTACCGGGCCGCGCCCGGCTGGCCGGACGCGCCTCGTCCGGCACGGAGCCAGTCGTTCCTGCCCGAACGCGCCCTGGCCGGCGACGCCTGGGCCCACCGCTACCTGATCGAGCATCTCTACCAGCCGTTGGTGGAGGCCCGCAGCACCCTGATCGAGACGCTGGCGGCGTACTTCGCCGCCGGAGGCGGCCTCGAAGCCACCGGTCGCACCCTGTTCGTGCACCCCAACACCGTTCGCTACCGGCTCAAGCAGGTGGCCGAGCTCACCGGCTTCACCCCGACCGACTCGCGGGACGCTCTTGCGCTGCAGGTCGCCCTGATCCTCGGCAGGCAACAGGACCATTAA
- the aceE gene encoding pyruvate dehydrogenase (acetyl-transferring), homodimeric type has product MHEGLPTQLPDIDPEETSEWLGSFDAMLESSGRERARYVMLRLLERAREQSVGVPALRSTDYINTIPSDREPWFPGDEDIERRIRAFIRWNAAVMVSSANRKGLEVGGHIATYQSSASLYEVGFNHFFRGKDHPGGGDQVFIQGHASPGIYARAFLEGRLTEEQLFRFRQEVQHGVGQGISSYPHPRLMPDFWEFPTVSMGLTGINSIYQARFNRYLQNRGIKDTSDQRVWAFLGDGEMGEPESLGAIRVAAREELDNLVWVVNCNLQQLDGPVTGNGKVIQELESNFRGAGWNVIKVIWGREWDQLLAKDVDGVLVNKMNSTPDGQFQTYSVETGAYVRENFFGSDPRLRKMVEQMSDEQIRKLPRGGHDYRKVYAAFDAATKTVGQPTVILAHTIKGWTIDALEGKNATHQMKKLTMADLKKFRDRLLLPISDKELEATYEQTGAAPFFNPGPESAEIEYMMERRKQLGGPLPQRRVEFKPLTLPGDKVYSELKQGSGKNKIASTMATVRLLKDWMRDPEIGKRIVPIAPDEYRTFGMDAMFPSAKVYNPGGQQYESVDRKLLLSYKESAQGQLLHEGISEAGALASATAAGTAYATHGEPMIPFYIFYSMFGFQRTGDSIWAMADMMGRGFLIGATAGRTTLTGEGLQHADGHSPLLAATNPAVVHYDPAFAYEVSHIMQSGLERMYGTSEEHPHGENVIFYLTVYNEPVSQPKEPEGVDVEGILKGIHQVSTAEGEGPKVRLLASGVGFPWVEEAARILEEDWGVKADTWSVTSWNELARDAIDAEQWSLNHPGETPRTPYVTEKLSASNGPVIAVSDYMRAVPLQIARWVPDDYRVLGADGFGFADTRPAARRFFQIDAQSVVVQALQALAEAGEIDAALVKKAFDTYRIDDPTATKGIMQEGGDA; this is encoded by the coding sequence ATCCACGAGGGTCTACCGACCCAGCTTCCGGACATCGATCCCGAGGAGACCAGTGAGTGGCTCGGCTCGTTCGACGCGATGCTCGAGTCGAGCGGGCGCGAGCGGGCCCGCTACGTCATGCTGCGTCTTCTGGAGCGCGCCCGCGAGCAGTCCGTCGGCGTGCCCGCCCTGCGAAGCACCGACTACATCAACACCATCCCCTCCGACCGCGAGCCGTGGTTCCCGGGCGATGAGGACATCGAGCGACGCATCCGCGCCTTCATCCGCTGGAACGCCGCCGTCATGGTCTCCTCCGCCAACCGCAAGGGCCTCGAGGTGGGCGGCCACATCGCCACCTACCAGTCCTCCGCGAGCCTCTACGAGGTCGGCTTCAACCACTTCTTCCGCGGCAAGGATCACCCCGGCGGTGGCGACCAGGTCTTCATCCAGGGCCACGCCTCCCCCGGCATCTACGCGCGTGCCTTCCTCGAGGGCCGGCTCACCGAGGAGCAGCTCTTCCGCTTCCGCCAGGAGGTGCAGCACGGCGTCGGCCAGGGCATCTCGTCCTACCCGCACCCGCGCCTGATGCCGGACTTCTGGGAGTTCCCGACGGTCTCCATGGGCCTGACCGGGATCAACTCGATCTACCAGGCGCGGTTCAACCGCTACCTGCAGAACCGCGGCATCAAGGACACCTCCGACCAGCGCGTGTGGGCGTTCCTCGGTGACGGCGAGATGGGTGAGCCGGAGTCCCTCGGCGCCATCCGCGTCGCCGCCCGCGAAGAGCTCGACAACCTGGTCTGGGTGGTCAACTGCAACCTGCAGCAGCTCGACGGCCCGGTGACCGGCAACGGCAAGGTCATCCAGGAGCTGGAGTCCAACTTCCGCGGCGCCGGCTGGAACGTCATCAAGGTCATCTGGGGCCGCGAGTGGGACCAGCTGCTCGCCAAGGACGTCGACGGCGTCCTGGTCAACAAGATGAACTCCACCCCCGACGGCCAGTTCCAGACCTACTCGGTCGAGACCGGTGCCTACGTCCGGGAGAACTTCTTCGGCTCCGACCCGCGCCTGCGCAAGATGGTCGAGCAGATGAGCGACGAGCAGATCCGCAAGCTCCCCCGTGGCGGCCACGACTACCGCAAGGTCTACGCGGCCTTCGACGCGGCCACCAAGACCGTCGGGCAGCCGACCGTGATCCTGGCCCACACCATCAAGGGCTGGACGATCGACGCTCTGGAGGGGAAGAACGCCACCCACCAGATGAAGAAGCTGACCATGGCGGACCTGAAGAAGTTCCGCGACCGTCTGCTCCTGCCGATCTCCGACAAGGAGCTCGAGGCGACCTACGAGCAGACCGGCGCCGCCCCGTTCTTCAACCCGGGTCCGGAGTCGGCCGAGATCGAATACATGATGGAGCGCCGCAAGCAGCTCGGCGGCCCGCTCCCCCAGCGCCGGGTCGAGTTCAAGCCGCTCACCCTGCCGGGCGACAAGGTCTACTCCGAGCTCAAGCAGGGCTCCGGCAAGAACAAGATCGCCTCCACGATGGCCACCGTCCGGCTCCTCAAGGACTGGATGCGTGACCCGGAGATCGGCAAGCGCATCGTCCCGATCGCCCCCGATGAGTACCGCACGTTCGGCATGGACGCGATGTTCCCGAGCGCCAAGGTCTACAACCCGGGCGGCCAGCAGTACGAGAGCGTCGACCGCAAGTTGTTGCTCTCCTACAAGGAGTCCGCGCAGGGCCAGCTGCTCCACGAGGGCATCTCCGAGGCTGGGGCGCTGGCTTCTGCGACCGCTGCGGGCACGGCGTACGCCACCCACGGCGAGCCGATGATCCCGTTCTACATCTTCTACTCGATGTTCGGGTTCCAGCGCACCGGCGACTCCATCTGGGCGATGGCCGACATGATGGGCCGCGGCTTCCTGATCGGCGCCACCGCCGGCCGCACCACGCTGACCGGTGAGGGTCTCCAGCACGCCGACGGTCACTCCCCGCTGCTCGCGGCGACCAACCCGGCGGTCGTGCACTACGACCCGGCGTTCGCCTACGAGGTCTCCCACATCATGCAGAGCGGCCTCGAGCGGATGTACGGCACCTCCGAGGAGCACCCGCACGGCGAGAACGTCATCTTCTACCTCACCGTCTACAACGAGCCGGTCAGCCAGCCCAAGGAGCCCGAGGGCGTCGACGTCGAGGGCATCCTGAAGGGCATCCACCAGGTCTCGACCGCCGAGGGCGAGGGTCCGAAGGTCCGCCTGCTCGCCTCCGGCGTCGGCTTCCCGTGGGTCGAGGAGGCTGCCCGCATCCTCGAGGAGGACTGGGGCGTGAAGGCCGACACCTGGTCGGTCACCTCGTGGAACGAGCTCGCTCGGGACGCCATCGACGCCGAGCAGTGGAGCCTCAACCACCCGGGCGAGACCCCGCGCACGCCGTACGTCACCGAGAAGCTCTCGGCGTCCAACGGCCCCGTCATCGCGGTCTCCGACTACATGCGGGCCGTCCCGCTGCAGATCGCCCGCTGGGTGCCGGACGACTACCGCGTGCTCGGTGCCGACGGCTTCGGCTTCGCCGACACCCGCCCGGCCGCGCGTCGCTTCTTCCAGATCGACGCCCAGTCCGTCGTCGTCCAGGCCCTCCAGGCACTGGCCGAGGCCGGCGAGATCGACGCCGCGCTGGTGAAGAAGGCCTTCGACACCTACCGCATCGACGACCCGACGGCCACGAAGGGCATCATGCAGGAGGGCGGCGACGCCTGA
- a CDS encoding carbohydrate kinase family protein, with protein MTSLDRDNAVADVLVVGEALVDVVTTSDGVTQDHPGGSGANVAVALGRLGRPVRYAASYADDARGQALAAHLAGSGVEMACDPHVLARTSTAQATITADGSATYVFDLEWKLGEVEVGTPRFVHIGSLAPVLSPGAETVFALLDGLPDSVRVLYDINMRPTLTGTGQEIVSRIERAAAYADVVKASDEDLETLYPGIGLDKAAARLLELGAGAVAVTRGGDGASWITASERIDVEARKVTVVDTIGAGDTFSAGLVDALWDDFDRDRREVLAHGVRAAAVTVSRAGANPPTRAELEI; from the coding sequence GTGACCAGCCTGGATCGTGACAATGCCGTTGCTGACGTATTGGTGGTAGGTGAGGCACTGGTCGACGTGGTCACCACGTCCGACGGTGTGACCCAGGACCATCCGGGCGGCAGCGGTGCCAACGTCGCCGTCGCGCTGGGCCGGCTCGGCCGTCCGGTGCGCTACGCGGCCTCCTACGCCGACGACGCCCGTGGGCAGGCCCTCGCCGCCCACCTGGCCGGCTCCGGGGTCGAGATGGCCTGCGACCCGCACGTGCTGGCCCGCACCTCGACGGCGCAGGCGACCATCACGGCCGACGGCTCGGCGACGTACGTCTTCGACCTGGAGTGGAAGCTCGGCGAGGTCGAGGTGGGGACGCCGCGGTTCGTGCACATCGGCTCGCTCGCGCCGGTGCTCTCGCCTGGCGCCGAGACCGTCTTCGCGCTGCTCGACGGGCTCCCCGACTCCGTGCGCGTCCTCTACGACATCAACATGCGGCCCACGCTGACCGGAACCGGCCAGGAGATCGTCTCGCGCATCGAGCGGGCGGCGGCGTACGCCGATGTCGTCAAGGCCAGCGACGAGGACCTCGAGACCCTCTATCCCGGGATCGGTCTGGACAAGGCGGCCGCCAGGCTGCTCGAGCTCGGGGCCGGGGCGGTCGCGGTGACCCGCGGCGGCGACGGTGCCAGCTGGATCACCGCGTCCGAGCGGATCGACGTCGAGGCCCGGAAGGTGACCGTCGTGGACACGATCGGTGCCGGCGACACCTTCTCCGCCGGCCTGGTCGACGCGCTCTGGGACGACTTCGACCGCGACCGCCGTGAGGTGCTCGCCCACGGCGTCCGGGCGGCGGCCGTCACCGTCTCGCGCGCCGGTGCCAACCCGCCGACCCGGGCCGAGCTCGAGATCTAG
- a CDS encoding NAD(P)/FAD-dependent oxidoreductase, which yields MTDLPADLPADRLVTLPAEADVAICGAGPIGAATATFLARPGLRVALIDHDPAEDPGHVATYRYSGGSIRWTWPDPVKREMTTQTEQFIRGAADGAELGMIENTYHLLHTGEHIPALNVSATGLVGMLRDQALEAGATLVDAVVTGVRPDGSGHVVETSRGTIRAGQVLGAMGAANASVFPQTSAEPEKRQLFVLDLPVPPERELLPHTIVPIGDGFGYVFVKLIDGQLRVLVGQEDIVEDEDTSGPVDHWKEILDSGLAATLPWLRDARVDDILWGVDTAQKTLVVDEPSPGVLVANCGSAIRSAAWLGRTLAERLAT from the coding sequence TTGACTGATCTCCCCGCCGACCTGCCCGCTGACCGACTCGTGACACTTCCTGCGGAGGCCGACGTGGCGATCTGCGGAGCAGGCCCGATCGGCGCCGCGACGGCCACGTTCCTGGCTCGGCCCGGCCTGCGGGTGGCGCTGATCGACCACGACCCTGCCGAGGACCCCGGTCATGTCGCGACCTACCGCTATTCGGGCGGCAGCATCCGGTGGACCTGGCCCGACCCGGTCAAGCGCGAGATGACGACCCAGACCGAGCAGTTCATCCGCGGCGCCGCGGACGGCGCCGAGCTGGGGATGATCGAGAACACCTACCACCTGCTGCACACCGGTGAGCACATCCCCGCGCTCAACGTCTCCGCGACCGGGCTCGTCGGGATGCTCCGCGACCAGGCGCTCGAGGCGGGAGCGACGCTGGTCGACGCGGTCGTCACCGGCGTACGTCCTGACGGCAGCGGTCATGTGGTCGAGACCTCCCGCGGCACCATCCGCGCCGGGCAGGTCCTCGGCGCGATGGGCGCGGCGAACGCGTCGGTGTTCCCACAGACGAGCGCGGAGCCCGAGAAGCGCCAGCTGTTCGTGCTCGACCTCCCGGTTCCGCCCGAACGCGAGCTTCTTCCCCACACGATCGTGCCGATCGGCGACGGGTTCGGCTATGTCTTCGTGAAGCTCATCGACGGGCAGCTGAGAGTGCTCGTCGGCCAGGAGGACATCGTCGAGGACGAGGACACCTCCGGACCCGTCGACCACTGGAAGGAGATCCTCGACAGCGGGCTCGCCGCGACGCTCCCCTGGCTCCGCGACGCCCGTGTCGACGACATCCTCTGGGGCGTCGACACAGCACAGAAGACCCTCGTGGTCGACGAGCCGAGCCCTGGCGTCCTCGTCGCCAACTGTGGGAGCGCCATCCGCTCCGCGGCCTGGCTGGGACGTACGCTCGCCGAGCGGCTCGCCACCTAG